The Polaribacter sp. MED152 region AATTTTATCGCCTGTAAAAGCTACAGAATTTACTTTAGAAAGAATTGCTAAAGGTGAAGATACAATCTCTGTTTCTGGTAACGTTTTACGTGATTATTTAACTGATTTATTCCCAATTTTAGAGGTTGGTACTTCTGCAAAAATGTTATCTATTGTACCATTAATGAATGGTGGTGGATTGTTTGAAACTGGTGCAGGTGGTTCTGCTCCTAAGCACGTAGAGCAGTTCATAGAAGAAAATCATTTAAGATGGGATTCTTTAGGAGAGTTCTTAGCACTAGCTGTTTCTTTAGAACATTTAGGTACAACTACCAACAATGAAAAGGCATTAATTTTAGCTGAAACTTTAGATGAAGCTACAGATACTTTCTTAGATCAAAACAGATCTCCTTCTAGAAAAGTGGGTGAATTAGACAATAGAGGAAGTCATTTCTATTTGGCTAAATATTGGGCAGATGGCTTAGCAAATCAAGATAAAAATGCTGAACTTAAAGAAGAGTTCACAAAAATTGCAGAAGCTTTAAGTAATAATGAATCTCAAATTGTTAAAGAGTTAAATGATATTCAAGGTAGATCTGTAAATATTGGTGGCTATTACTTACCAAATGAAGATTTAGTTGTAGATGCAATGAGACCAAATGAGGTTTTAAATGCAATATTGAATTAGATTTAACATTTTTTTAAACAAAACATTAACAGAAGGAGTGCTTTAAAGCACTCCTTTTTTGGTTAGATTTGATTCTCCAATTCAAACCAATCAACATGTCTAAAAAGAAAATAGCAATAATCTCAGTTATTTCCTTAATTTCTATCTACCTTATTTACAGCTATTTTTCGCCTTCTAATGATGGCGAAGTTTACTTAACTACAAAGGTTCAAAAAGGAAATTTTGTGAGTGAAGTAATTACCTCTGGTGAAGCACAATCTACAAGTCTAAAGAAAATAAATGGACCAGAAAATCTAAGAAAATTTAAACTAAGAGATATAAAAATTCAAGATTTAGTTCCTGAAGGTTCAATAGTTAAAGTTGGTGATTATGTAGCAAGATTAGATCCTACAGGGGTTAATGAACAAATTATTGATGCCAGATTAAACCTAGAAACGGCTCAATCTAAGTACACACAACAACAATTAGACACTACCCTATCTTTAAAACAAGAAAGGAATGCCATAAAAGATTTAAGTTTTAGCATGGAGCAAACTAGGTTAGAATTAAAACAATCTATTTATGAGCCACCAGCAACTATCAAAAAACTAGAAATTGATTTAGAAAAATCAGAAAGAGATTTAAGAGAAAAGCAAGAGAACTACAGAATTAAAAAGAGACAAGCCAATGCAAAAATGGTTGAAGTTGGCACAGAGGTTTCTAAAATTAGAAAAGAATTGAACGATTTATTAGAGTTGTTAAAATCGTTTACCATTTATTCAGATGGAAATGGAATGATAACTTACTTCAAAAATTGGGATGGCTCTAAGAAAAAAGTAGGTTCTACTATAAGTCCATGGAATCCTACAGTTGCTAGTTTACCAGATTTAACCAAAATGGAATCTAAAACTTATGCGAATGAGGTAGATATTAGAAAAATTAAAAAAGGTTTACCTGTTAAGGTAGGTTTTGATGCTTTTCCTGATGTTGAAATACCTGGTATCGTTACTGATGTTGCCAATGTTGGTGAAAACAAAAGAGGTTCTGACATTAAAGTTTTTCAAGTAATGATAAAACTTAATGAAACTAATGACAATATTAGACCAGGAATGACAACTTCAAACAAAATATTGACTTTCGAAAAGAAAGATGTATTAAGCATTCCTTTAGAAGCTATTTTCTCTAAAGATTCAATTACCTACGTTTATAAAAAATCTGGTTTTTCAGTGGTAAAGAAACAAGTTAAAATTGGAGATTCAAATAACGATTCTGTTATCATAACAGAAGGGTTAGCAGAAAATGATGTAGTTTATTTGAACAAACCTGAGGGTTATGAGAATGATCAAATAGCTCAACTAAATTAGTTTTATGTTTAACAAAATCTATATTGAGAAACTAAAATCTAATTTTAGTGAAGCTGTTCGTGTAATTTTAGCCAATAAGGTTAGAACCCTTTTAACCTCTTTAGGAATTATTTTTGGTGTTGCAGCTGTAATTACCATGCTTGCTATTGGTAATGGTGCAGAAAAAGAAATACTTGCTCAATTAGAGTTGGTTGGTGTTAACAATATTGTAATTACTCCTATTCCTGATGAAAAGGATGATAATGAGAATGAAGAAGGTTCAGAAGGTGATGCCTTAGAGGCCATACGTTTTTCTAAAGGATTAGATATGCTAGATGTAAATAGCATCAAAAAAAATGTACCTTCAGTAAAATCTGTTAGTCCAGAGATTGTTTTAGAAACATATGTAATTAAAAAAGGAAGACAAAACCCTGTAAAACTAATTGGTGTTGCTCCTAACTATTTCGAAACTTCTAACATTGCTATAGAAAGTGGTAAAAACTTTTCATACAACCAAGTAGAAAACTCTTTACCTGTCTGCATCATTGGTAAAAAAATTGAGAAAAAGCTATTTACAGGAGAAAGTGCCATTGGTAAACAAATTAAAGTTAAAGATGTTTGGCTTCAGGTAATTGGAGTTATTGAAGAAAAATTTATATCTGATAATGCACAAGAAAATTTAGGTATTCGAGATATGAATTTAGATATTTATATACCTATTAAAACCTTTCTAGTTCGCTACAAAGACCGTAAAACAATTATGGATAAACCCATAGAAACAGGTGGAGGCATGATTTTTATTAGCGGACAACAACAAGGGCCAAAACAAAGAATACCTAGAGGTAATTATCATCAATTAGATAAATTAGTAGTTCAAGTAGAGAATTCTTCAGAATTAAATGCTACAGCAGATGTTTTAAGTAGAATGTTAAAAAGAAGGCATAATGATATGTTAGATTTTGAAATTTCTATTCCTATTCAATTGTTAAAACAACAGCAAAAAACAAAGCAAATTTTCAATATTGTTTTAAGCATCATTGCTGGCATTTCGCTTTTAATTGGTGGAATTGGTATTATGAATATTATGCTAGCCTCAGTTTTAGAAAGAACAAAAGAAATTGGTATTATAAGAGCTATTGGTGCTACTCAAGAAGATGTTATTTTACAATTCTTAACAGAATCTGTTTTAGTTAGTATTGGTGGTGGTATTATAGGCATTGCTTTAGGCGTTTTAGCCTCCTACATTTTAGAATTAAGTACAGGAATAGAAACAATTTTATCTGTAAGTTCTATTTTATTATCCTTTTTTGTTGCAACATTAATAGGTTTAATTTTTGGTATAGCACCAGCAAGATCTGCTGCTAACAAAAGCCCTATTGAAGCTATTAGACACGAATAACTATGAAAAAACTAATATTCCCATTTCTTTTTGCGCTATCATTTGCTGCATATGGTCAGCAAGAAATTACACTAGAACAAGCCATTTCTATAGCACAGAAAAATTCTCCAGACTACAAAGCATTGCTTAATCAAAATCAAGCAAGTTATTGGAGATACAGAAACTATCAAGCAGGTTTTTTACCTCAATTAAGGTTAGATGCTACACTACCTAGATATTCTAATTCTGTAAACAGATTAACGAATGATAATGGTCAGGATATTTTTGTAAGATCTAACCAAGCTAGTTTTGATGGTGCTTTATCTCTAAATCAGAACATTGCCTTAACTGGGGGTACAATTTCTGTAAGTTCTCAATTAGAAAGAGTAGATGTTTTTGGTGATAATGCATCAACAGGATTTTCGGTAATTCCGTTTTCATTAAACTACAGCCAAAATTCACTTTTTTACAATCCTTTTAAATGGCAAAAAAGAATAGAGCCTTTAATTTACGAGGAAGCCAAAAGAGAGTTTATCGAAAGAATGGAAGAAATATCTTCTAATACTAGTAGAAGATATTTTGCTTTATTAAAGGCACAAATTCAATCTAGAATTGCAAAATCTAACCTATCAAATCAAGATACATTATTTCAAATATCTAAAGGACGATTTAAAATGGGTAAAATTGCCGAAAATGATTTATTACAAATAGAATTATCTGTGCTAAATTCAGAAAATGAAGTAATTACTAATGAAATCAATTTTAAAAGATCTTCTCAAAACTTATCTAGATATTTAGTTTTAGATACAGAAAACATCATACTTTCAACACCCAAAGAATTAACAACATTTACGGTAAGCGTAGAAAAAGCGTTAGAAGAAGCAAGAGCAAATAGAAAAGCTGTAATTGAATTTAGAAGAAGAAGATTGCAAGCAGAACAAGATGTTGCAGAAGTTAAAGGAAATAACAGATTACAAATGAGTTTTAGGGCCAATTTTGGTATTTCTCAACAAGGAGCTGTTTTTAATGATTTGTTTCAAGACTTTAACCAACAGCAAAATGTGGTTTTATCTATTGGAGTACCAATTTTAGATTGGGGCGTTTCTAAATCTCGAAGAAAATTAGTGGAAGCAAATCAAGATTTGGTAAACACTAATATAGAGATAGAAGAACAAGAATTTGAGCAAGAGATTTACCTTCATGTTTTAAACTGGCAAAATCAACGTAACTTTTTAAAAACTGCTAAAAAAGCGCAAGAAATTGCTTTGAAAAGATATGAAATTGCTAAAAAACGATTTGTTTTAGGTAAAATAGGGATTACAGATTTAAACATTGCCTTACAAGAACAAGACAGGTCTGTACTTCAATACTTGAATTCATTAGAAAAGTTCTGGACAGACTATTATACTTTAAGAAGATTAACACTTTACGATTTCATAAAAAATGAAAAAATAAAAGTAGATGATATCATTTATGATTAATTTATTTTAACATTTTCTTTAAGAAAACTATACCTTTTAATAGTACTTTTGTTTAATAATAATTAATATTAATCAAACAAAAAAATATCATTGAAAAAGTTCCTAATTCTATTTTTCTTAGGCACTATAGCACTCTATAGTCAAGAAAAAGTTACAGTAAGTGGTACTGTTTACGATAATGCTAATAACGAAACTTTAATTGGTGTTTCTATATATTTTCCAGAATTAAATGCGGGTACAAGCACAAATGAGTATGGCTTTTATTCTTTAACGATTCCTAAAGGAAATTATAAAATTCAGATTAGTTATTTAGGATTTACAAGTATCACTGAGCAAATTACCTTATCAGAAAATATTACTAAAAACTTTAAACTGAATGAAGAAGCAGAAAGTTTAAACGAAATTGTTATTGAATCTGATATTGAAAAATTGAATGTTAGAACTCCGCAAATGAGTGTTAACAAGCTAACTTCTTCTACCATTAAGAAAATTCCTGTAGTGCTTGGTGAGGCAGATATTATAAAGTCTCTAATTCTTTTGCCTGGAGTTACTAGTGCAGGTGAAGGAGCTTCAGGTTTTAATGTTAGAGGTGGTGCTGCAGATCAAAATTTAATTCTGTTAGATGAAGCAATCGTATTCAACTCTTCTCACCTTTTTGGATTTTTCTCAGTATTTAATCCAGATGTAATTAAAGATGTTAAACTATATAAAGGTGGTATTCCTGCAAGATTTGGAGGTAGATTATCATCTGTATTAGATATCTATCAAAAAGAAGGAAACAGTAAAGAATTTAATTTAACAGGTGGTATTGGCCTTGTATCTTCTAGACTTTTGGCAGAAGGCCCAATAGAAAAAGAAAAAAGTTCATTCGTTGTTGCAGGTAGAGCTTCTTATGCTCACTTATTTTTACCACTTTTTGACAATGATAACAAAGCGTATTTCTATGATTTAAACAGTAAAATTAACTATAGATTTAATGATAGAAACAACGTATTTTTATCTACCTATTTTGGAAAAGACGTTTTTGGCATAAATGATAGTTTTGTAAATGATTATGGCAATACAGTCTTAAACTTAAGATGGAATCATCTTTTTTCTGATAAAATATTTTCTAATTTATCACTAATCTACTCAGATTATTTTTATGGCTTAACACTTGATTTTGTTGGCTTTGAATGGGATTCTGGAATTACCAATTTTAATTTAAAGTACGATTTTAAGCATTACTTAAACGAAAAGTTTAAACTTACTTATGGTATCAATAACATTTATATCAAATTTAATCCAGGAGAAATCATTCCTAATAGGGAAGATTCTGGTATTCAAGCTGATAAATTAATCGACAAATATGCCAATGAATTTGCGGCTTACATAGCTGCTGAGCAAAAAGTAAATGACAAACTTACAGTACAATATGGTGTGCGTTTTAGCAACTTTACACGTTTAGGCCAAGATGAAATAAATGTTTACGCAGACAATAACCCTGTAATTTATAACGAAGAATTTAAAAGATATGAATCTGCTGAAGCCATAGGCACAGAATCTTATAAAAGAAGTGATGTTTTAGCAAGTTTTCAAAATTTTGAACCTAGAGTATCTTTATCTTATTTATTAAATAACGACACTTCTATCAAAATGAGTTACAATAGAATGGCTCAATATTTACATTTGTTATCTAATACCTCATCTCCTACTCCATTAGATGTTTGGGCTCCTAGTGGTCAGTTTATCAAACCTCAGTTATTAGATCAATACGCATTAGGTTATTTTAGATCAATTAAAAATGGAGATTATTCTTTAGAAACAGAAGTGTTTTATAAAGATATTCAGAATAGAATCGATTACATAAATGGAGCAAATTTAATTGCAAATAATGAAATAGAGACTGTAATTTTAAACGGTCAAGCAAGAGCATATGGTTTAGAGGTGCTGCTAAAAAAGAATGAAGGAAACTTTAAAGGTTGGTTAGCCTACACTTTATCTAGATCAGAACAACAAACTTTAGGTAGAACAGCAAATGAACCTGGTATAAATTCTGGAGAATGGTACAGTACACCTTTTGATAAAACTCACGATATTTCTTTAAATGGAAGTTATGAGTTATCTAAAAAATGGACCTTCAATGCAAACTTTTTGTTCCAAACTGGGCAACCTACAAATTATCCTGTAGGTCAATATGAAATATCTGGCTTAAATGTTCCAATTTATGATGATAATAGAAGAAATGCAGACAGACTTCCTGCTTATCACAGATTAGATATTTCTGCAACATTAACACCAGAAAAGAACAAAAACAGACGCTGGCAAAGCGAGTGGGTTTTTGGTATTTATAATTTATATGGAAGACAAAATGCGGCTTCTATCAATTTTAGTCAAAACAGAGAAACCTTTAGAAATGAAGCTGTACAAACCTCAATTTTTGGTTTAGTGCCTTCTGTAACCTATAATTTTAAATTTTAGTAAAGTGATGAAAAATAAATATATACTACCAATTTTATTACTTTTCATTTTTACAAAATGCGAAAAAGTAGTTGATGTAGAAGTGCCATCAATAGCTCCCAAATTAATAGTTGATGCATCATTTCAAGTATTCTTTGATGAAAGTCCTGTTACAGCAGAAACCATTGTAAAACTAAGGTTATCTGCAGATTATTTTGATGATAGTATACCTACTGTTACTAATGCTACTGTATTTTTAACCAACTTAACCAATGGTACCATTATCAATTTTTCTGATGCGAATGCTGATGGCGATTACGAGCCAAGTAATCCTTTTATTCCTGAAGAAAACACTGAATACGAGCTTACAGTTATTTATGATAATGAAACCTATAAAGCTACAGCTACTAGAGTTAAATCTACACCCTTAACAAATGTTATTCAAGGAGATGAAACACTGTTTTCAGGAAAAGAAACCGAAATTAAAATCTTTTTTACAGATGATGGTGCAGTAGATAATTATTATGTTTTTGATTTTTCAAACGCTTTATTTCTGGCATTAGAAGATCGATTTTTTAATGGTGCAGAATACAGTTTTTCTAACTTTTATCAAGAAGATGAAATTGATTTACCAACCACAGTAACCATTAAAATGTCAGGTGTTTCTAAAGAATATTATACCTATTTTAATATTTTGATAGATCAGAGTGGTCAAAATGCAGGTGGTCCTTTTGAATCTGTACCTTCTTCTTTATTAGGTAATGTTATCAACACTACAAACGAAGAAAATTTTCCTTTAGGTTATTTTCAAATTTCAGAAACAGATACATTTACCTTAAGTTTAGTAGAAAAAGATTAAATATTGTTTTGTAAATTATCAGTATCAAAAATATAAAATCGCTATTTTTGATTAATGGATTTTACAAAAACTACAGAGCAAGATTCGAAATACAATCATTTAGAAGAAATGTCGGTTTCTGAATTGCTTACTAATATTAATAATGAAGATCAACTGGTTGCTTTAGCTGTAAAAAAAGCTTTACCTCAAATAGAAAGTTTAACCCATCAAATAATTGATAAATTAAAAATTGGTGGTAGGCTTTTTTATATGGGTGCAGGTACCTCTGGAAGATTGGGTATTTTAGATGCCTCAGAATGCCCACCAACTTTTGGTGTTCCTCATGAGTTGGTAGTTGGTTTAATTGCTGGTGGAGATACTGCCATTAGAAAAGCAGTTGAGTTTGCAGAAGATTCTACAAATCAAGGTTGGTTAGACTTACAAGAACATAACATCAACGATAAGGATGTAGTTGTAGGTATTGCTGCATCAGGTACAACTCCTTATGTAATTGCAGCTTTAGAGGCATGTAATACTCATAATATTATTACTGGTTGTATTACTTGTAATGCAAAAAGTCCGTTAGCTTTAACAGCTCAATTTCCTGTAGAAGTAATTGTAGGGCCTGAGTTTGTAACAGGTAGCTCTAGAATGAAAGCAGGTACAGCTCAAAAGTTAGTTTTGAATATGTTATCTACTGCAACCATGATTCAGTTAGGCAAAGTAAAAGGGAATAAAATGATTGACATGCAATTGTCTAACAAAAAATTGGTGGATAGAGGAGAACGAATGTTAGTTGCAGAACTAAACATAAATAAAGAAGAAGCTAGCCATCTGTTACAAAAATTTGGTAGCGTTAGAAATGCTGTAAAAAATTATAAGAAATGAGTACAGATTTAAATTTACTAAGCAAAGGTTTAGTTCGATTAGGCATTGTTATTTTACTATTTATAGCTGCTCCTATCATTATCACAATGGGTTTTAAGGCTATTGATAAATTTACAGAAAGTCCGCAAAATATTTTTGCTTACCTATTTTTAGGTGTAGGCTGTTTGTTAATTATTTATGCAATGTATTTTGCTTTTAAAACTTTTGGTGTTTTAAGCAAAGCCATTTTTAACAACAAATAAGCTGAAGAGTAAAAGACTACATAAACTATTGAATTGGGAGTATTGGCCATCTTCCTTTTTCTATTTACCAAATTTACCTTACGCCTTTTACCTAGCAACAAAAGCAAAACATCCTGCGTTTTTTAGTGTTGCAAATCCTTCTATAAAAAGTTCTGGAAATGGAACAGAAAGTAAATTTGAGACCTTAAACTTAATACCCACTGAATACAAACCGAAAACTATTCTCCATAAAAGTACTGATGGTATTCTTGATACTTTAAAGCAACTGGTGGAAGAAAAAATTGAGTATCCTTTAATTGCTAAACCAGATATTGGCTTCAGAGGTTTATTGGTAAAGAAAATTGAGAACGAATCTGAACTAAAAAGTTATATTCAAAAATATAATATCAATATAATTATTCAAGAATACATCAATTACAAAAACGAATGCGGTATTTTTTATCACAGGCATCCTAATGAAGAAAAAGGTGCTATTACCTCAATTACTCTTAAAAAATTTCTAAACATTACAGGTAATGGTTCTTCTACTCTACTA contains the following coding sequences:
- a CDS encoding efflux RND transporter periplasmic adaptor subunit; amino-acid sequence: MSKKKIAIISVISLISIYLIYSYFSPSNDGEVYLTTKVQKGNFVSEVITSGEAQSTSLKKINGPENLRKFKLRDIKIQDLVPEGSIVKVGDYVARLDPTGVNEQIIDARLNLETAQSKYTQQQLDTTLSLKQERNAIKDLSFSMEQTRLELKQSIYEPPATIKKLEIDLEKSERDLREKQENYRIKKRQANAKMVEVGTEVSKIRKELNDLLELLKSFTIYSDGNGMITYFKNWDGSKKKVGSTISPWNPTVASLPDLTKMESKTYANEVDIRKIKKGLPVKVGFDAFPDVEIPGIVTDVANVGENKRGSDIKVFQVMIKLNETNDNIRPGMTTSNKILTFEKKDVLSIPLEAIFSKDSITYVYKKSGFSVVKKQVKIGDSNNDSVIITEGLAENDVVYLNKPEGYENDQIAQLN
- a CDS encoding ABC transporter permease codes for the protein MFNKIYIEKLKSNFSEAVRVILANKVRTLLTSLGIIFGVAAVITMLAIGNGAEKEILAQLELVGVNNIVITPIPDEKDDNENEEGSEGDALEAIRFSKGLDMLDVNSIKKNVPSVKSVSPEIVLETYVIKKGRQNPVKLIGVAPNYFETSNIAIESGKNFSYNQVENSLPVCIIGKKIEKKLFTGESAIGKQIKVKDVWLQVIGVIEEKFISDNAQENLGIRDMNLDIYIPIKTFLVRYKDRKTIMDKPIETGGGMIFISGQQQGPKQRIPRGNYHQLDKLVVQVENSSELNATADVLSRMLKRRHNDMLDFEISIPIQLLKQQQKTKQIFNIVLSIIAGISLLIGGIGIMNIMLASVLERTKEIGIIRAIGATQEDVILQFLTESVLVSIGGGIIGIALGVLASYILELSTGIETILSVSSILLSFFVATLIGLIFGIAPARSAANKSPIEAIRHE
- a CDS encoding TolC family protein, which gives rise to MKKLIFPFLFALSFAAYGQQEITLEQAISIAQKNSPDYKALLNQNQASYWRYRNYQAGFLPQLRLDATLPRYSNSVNRLTNDNGQDIFVRSNQASFDGALSLNQNIALTGGTISVSSQLERVDVFGDNASTGFSVIPFSLNYSQNSLFYNPFKWQKRIEPLIYEEAKREFIERMEEISSNTSRRYFALLKAQIQSRIAKSNLSNQDTLFQISKGRFKMGKIAENDLLQIELSVLNSENEVITNEINFKRSSQNLSRYLVLDTENIILSTPKELTTFTVSVEKALEEARANRKAVIEFRRRRLQAEQDVAEVKGNNRLQMSFRANFGISQQGAVFNDLFQDFNQQQNVVLSIGVPILDWGVSKSRRKLVEANQDLVNTNIEIEEQEFEQEIYLHVLNWQNQRNFLKTAKKAQEIALKRYEIAKKRFVLGKIGITDLNIALQEQDRSVLQYLNSLEKFWTDYYTLRRLTLYDFIKNEKIKVDDIIYD
- a CDS encoding TonB-dependent receptor, whose translation is MKKFLILFFLGTIALYSQEKVTVSGTVYDNANNETLIGVSIYFPELNAGTSTNEYGFYSLTIPKGNYKIQISYLGFTSITEQITLSENITKNFKLNEEAESLNEIVIESDIEKLNVRTPQMSVNKLTSSTIKKIPVVLGEADIIKSLILLPGVTSAGEGASGFNVRGGAADQNLILLDEAIVFNSSHLFGFFSVFNPDVIKDVKLYKGGIPARFGGRLSSVLDIYQKEGNSKEFNLTGGIGLVSSRLLAEGPIEKEKSSFVVAGRASYAHLFLPLFDNDNKAYFYDLNSKINYRFNDRNNVFLSTYFGKDVFGINDSFVNDYGNTVLNLRWNHLFSDKIFSNLSLIYSDYFYGLTLDFVGFEWDSGITNFNLKYDFKHYLNEKFKLTYGINNIYIKFNPGEIIPNREDSGIQADKLIDKYANEFAAYIAAEQKVNDKLTVQYGVRFSNFTRLGQDEINVYADNNPVIYNEEFKRYESAEAIGTESYKRSDVLASFQNFEPRVSLSYLLNNDTSIKMSYNRMAQYLHLLSNTSSPTPLDVWAPSGQFIKPQLLDQYALGYFRSIKNGDYSLETEVFYKDIQNRIDYINGANLIANNEIETVILNGQARAYGLEVLLKKNEGNFKGWLAYTLSRSEQQTLGRTANEPGINSGEWYSTPFDKTHDISLNGSYELSKKWTFNANFLFQTGQPTNYPVGQYEISGLNVPIYDDNRRNADRLPAYHRLDISATLTPEKNKNRRWQSEWVFGIYNLYGRQNAASINFSQNRETFRNEAVQTSIFGLVPSVTYNFKF
- a CDS encoding DUF4249 family protein — protein: MKNKYILPILLLFIFTKCEKVVDVEVPSIAPKLIVDASFQVFFDESPVTAETIVKLRLSADYFDDSIPTVTNATVFLTNLTNGTIINFSDANADGDYEPSNPFIPEENTEYELTVIYDNETYKATATRVKSTPLTNVIQGDETLFSGKETEIKIFFTDDGAVDNYYVFDFSNALFLALEDRFFNGAEYSFSNFYQEDEIDLPTTVTIKMSGVSKEYYTYFNILIDQSGQNAGGPFESVPSSLLGNVINTTNEENFPLGYFQISETDTFTLSLVEKD
- the murQ gene encoding N-acetylmuramic acid 6-phosphate etherase, translating into MDFTKTTEQDSKYNHLEEMSVSELLTNINNEDQLVALAVKKALPQIESLTHQIIDKLKIGGRLFYMGAGTSGRLGILDASECPPTFGVPHELVVGLIAGGDTAIRKAVEFAEDSTNQGWLDLQEHNINDKDVVVGIAASGTTPYVIAALEACNTHNIITGCITCNAKSPLALTAQFPVEVIVGPEFVTGSSRMKAGTAQKLVLNMLSTATMIQLGKVKGNKMIDMQLSNKKLVDRGERMLVAELNINKEEASHLLQKFGSVRNAVKNYKK
- a CDS encoding DUF6095 family protein — translated: MSTDLNLLSKGLVRLGIVILLFIAAPIIITMGFKAIDKFTESPQNIFAYLFLGVGCLLIIYAMYFAFKTFGVLSKAIFNNK